From Triticum aestivum cultivar Chinese Spring chromosome 7B, IWGSC CS RefSeq v2.1, whole genome shotgun sequence:
GTGTGCTCAAATTCGAGACTATGGCGAACTCTCTCATCCTCATCCTCCACAATCATGTTGTATAGGACCACACAAGCTGCCATCACCTCTCACAACGTCTCTCCATCTTATAGTTTTGCAGGTCCTCAAACAACCACAATACAGGCTTGGAACTCTCAAAATGCCCTCTCGACATTCTTTCTACATCCTTCTTGTCATTCGGCAAAGTGAGATCTTTTCTCACCCATTTGTTCAGAAATGGTCTTGACGAAGATCGCAATGCAATTCTGGTAACTAGAGAATCCAATGGTTCCAATAACACACTTCTTCAACATGAAATAGTCATTAATGCCCGaacaacattgtagaggtgatcgAACACAGTTCGCCACATCCGGAATCGATTGTGGAAATATGGTTGAATACTGCATTGGGAACAAAGTAGTTTTCCATCAGCATGCCCTAGTGTCTTGTTCAGATTCAACACTTGATATCCCTTGGTTGATCCCTTGAAACTAAGAACATGCTCCTCTGCATGTTCTGCGTCTTCAATAATTGATTGCATCATCGCCATTTCATCCTCATAATCGTCCTCGTCTGTTGAGGACAAATCCATGGACTTGGTGTAGAAGAACTCTGTGTCCGAATCCATCGTGTTTGCTTCAGAGTAAGAAAAAAAGTAATAAAAAAAATGTCTATGACATTTGACCGAGCACTTGTTAGGCATGGTGTCCGTCATGGAGGGGCATCTGTAGGGGGCAGGCAGTACCTGTGTTGGCCagaccagggaagaagggaggCGTGCACAAGCCACGGATGGGCGTCTGTGTGGAGCAATGGCAGTCCGGCAAAGCTTGGGTGGCAATCTGGGTTGGACGCCATCGGCCCGTCCGGGAGGAGGAAGACGGTCAACCCTAGGAGGCAGGCACTTGGATGTCACATTTTTATAGCTTCCAAGGAATTGGGTTAAATATATCTTAGtgttttttcaaagttttttttgTGCATGAATTCTAGTGAATGTTTTGGATTTCTGTCGGAAGGTATGTTTTGGTTGGTTGAATGTCTTAGGCCTTGCTTGGAAAGCCTCATATGAGATGTAAATAAAATTTCCGGTTTAAAAATCACCGGTCAACACCAATAACGTCTCTCCGGTAGAAGGGACGGCGAGCGACAACTTGAGCAGTCGCTAGCCATCCCTAAAAGCCAACGTATCGTCTGGTCGTCACAAGGAAAAGCACCAACACGGCCGAGTCCATGGGCACCGCCCGGCTGCGGTGGAGGCCATTCACGGCCTCCTCACCGGCGTCCTCCGCGTCTTCGTCACCGTCCTCGTCGTTCACAACCACGGTGGACCCGCCGGCGGAGTTCCTCTGCCCTATCTCCGGCACGCTCATGGCCGACCCCGTCATCGTCCCACCGGGCCAGACCATCGAGCGTGCCTGCATCCAGGCCTGCGCCGCGCTCGCCTTCTACCCGCCCGCCGTTGCCGGCCTCCCGTCGTCTCCCCTCGTGCTCATCCCCAACGTCGCGCTCCGCTCCGCCATCCTCAACTGGTGCGAGCGCCTCGGGCTGCCCCAcccttcccctctctccctcgacACCGCCGGCGACATCGTCCGCCGCCTCATGCCGCCGCGCCAGGGGCAGAGGTCGCAGGTGAACTACGGGCCGCCCCCACAGCCACAGCCCTCCTCCGTCCGGACAAGAAACCGGTACAGCGTCGACTACAGCGCCGTCGACGACTTCGTGCCGGAGCCGAGGCAGACGGGCGGCTCGCTGGAGGAGGAGATCATGGCCGTGCTCGGCGCGGACGGCGCCAGCCCCGCGGAGCAGAAGGCGACGATGGCCTCTCTGCGGCAGGCGACGCGGGAGAGCAAAGAGATGCGGACGCAGCTCTGCACGCCGCGGCTGCTCGCCGCGCTCCGGCCGATGCTGCTGTCCGCTGACGCCGGCATCCAGGTCAACGCGGCCGCGGCCATGGTGAACCTGTCGCTCGAGGCGGAGAACAAGGTACGGATCGTGCGGTCCGGAGCGGTGTCGCCGCTCGTCGACGTGCTCCGGGTCGGCCACCCGGAGGCGCGCGACCACGCCGCCGGCGCGATCTACAGCCTCGCCGTGGAGGACGAGAACCGCGCGGCCATCGGCGTGCTCGGCGCTATCCCGCCGTTGCTGGAGCTGTTCTCGAGCGGCGGGGCCGGCCACCGCGCGCGCCGCGAGGCCGGCATGGCGCTGTACCACGTCTCCCTCGCCGGGATGAACCGGTCCAAGATCGCGCGCACGCCGGGGGTCGTGCGGACGCTGCTCGCCACGGCGGAGGCACGGGACCGCGGGAACGActccgacgccgacgccgcggCGCTGCGGAAGCTCGCAGTGATGATCCTGGCCAACCTCGCCGGCTGCCCGGAAGGGAGGGCCGCCCTGATGGACGGCGGCGCGGTGGCCGCGATCGTGGGGCTCATGCGCAGCGGCTCGGCCGCGCCGGGCAGCGCGGAGGAGGAGTACTGCATATCGGCATTGTACGGGATGAGCCGGGGCAGCCTGAGGTTCCGCGGGCTCGCGCGCGCGGCGGGCGTCGAGGCGGCGCTGATGCCGGTGGCCGAGAGCGACGGCGGGGTCGGGCGCGACATGGCGCGGCGCACGCTCCGGGCGATGCGCGGGGAGGACGACGAGGTGGCGCTGACGGCCTCCGGGATACTGGGGAGGGAGTGGGACGACGCGAGCGTGGTGTCGGAGGGGATGGTGTCGCTCCGGCGGCCGCAGCACCACCGGAGCAACTACGCCGGGCCGTCCGGGTCAAACACGACCCAGTTCTGACAAAGTCAAAAGTCTCCGCTCTCCCCACGCTCTCCTCTCTCTCATTTTTTTACAGTACTTCTCTGTTCTTGTTTATTCAAGTGTTTGGAACAACTGCATTCGCCATCGGTGTGAATTCTTTTGGTGTAATTTGATTGGATCTATGTAGGCGTTGATGATCTGTGATTTGTAATTGTGATTAAAGAAGAAACTAGTATGGAACTGTCAATTTGTCATACCGTGGTGTGGGTTTGTGACACAAATGTCACATTGGCATTTTTTCCCATCAGTCTCCGATGTTCTTTACGGTTGTGTTTCTCTGTCATTGGTGCCTATCTTAGCTTGTATTAGTACTTACTACATTTAATCACTCTCTAATTCACTCTTCATTAGCTGATTTCGGCTGCTTTTCCCGGGACAAAGATTGCTTGAGCGTTTGGCTCATGTTGCCGCCTGATGCCTTGCTGACCAAACACACCTGTGTTATAATCACTTTACTTTCAAACTGTGCAACGTAATTCACATTTTCCGCTCAGAGATCCAGCTGAGTTCGAGTCCGATTCGTGACCTTTTGAATTGGTAACAAAGACATATTTTGAATACAAGTTGCAGGCCGTACATCAGAGAAAAATCTGGTTTTGTTCACGCAATAAACAGTGCCTAGTTGCAAGAAAGAACAACAGAAACCGGTCCAATGTCAACTATAGGTAATCTATTCAGTAGTAGTACAACTCAGCTCGAATAATTCAACACGTTGGCGCGTGCCAGAAGGATCGGAACGAAGACTTTGTGTAAATCACCTCTTCCATAGAACGATGCGCTATTATTCTAGTAAAAGAATCTAATAGAGTACGAACTAACGTCACAATACATGCTTTCATCAGCAAGAATGGGACTTTATTACCTCACTGAAACTCAATTTCATACACCATCTCTTGGTGCAACATGTAACAATACTATTTACTACGGAGTATATTGCGCAATAGATGTTGCTTTACACTGCCAAAACAAAATACCACCATTGCACCGTAACCCTGCCCCATTTGGCACCTTAAGAATTCCTACCGCAACGCCGCTTTCGAACGGTCACAGTACAGCATCCTGTGCCACTATGCCCAAACCATAAGCCGGCTGTGGCAAGAGGCGATCATGGACAACGGTTCTTGGGCTCCGCGGTGAGGACATAAATGTCGACAAAGGCAATATTATGTGTTTAATTAATCCCGTAGGTCATTACAGTATGTACAGTTTTGACGTCTTTCAGAAAGCATACCCAAACATGCTAAGGATATGGATTTCAGCAGCATTCCGCACTCACAAGGACATCACCGAGCCCTGGTCCCTGCATAAATCAAATGTATGTTAAGGAACTGTTCAAAATGGGGATCTGCATATAGATTGGCACTACAACATATTGTGTGTATATATGTGGTGAAACTCAGATTTGAAAGGTTTTCGGTGTAACTCACCTTCCATAATCAAGATACTGTGAAGGGGATATAGGTTTAGGACCCCCAAACCAGTCGATCAAGAATATGTTTTCGATTTCCAGTTTAAAGATCTCGAAGTGATGGTTCTTTGGCCAACCTGCCAAACAACAATACATATATGTTTAGATAAGAAAAACACCTTACTAACTTATATTGGCCATATATACAAGGAAACGGTAAATATATCTTTACCCTCCATTTCAGGGTGCTTGCTGAAAAGCGCGGTTTTGGCCAAATCCGCTTCAGGTGACTTATGGTCAACCACCTTCAACTGCAAGAACAGTACATGTTACTTCAGGTCGTGATTACAGTTCTTTTTAAGAATTGCACATCATAGTGGTATTTGGTCTCCACAACATACAGTCCCATTCTATACATGTGCATTTTAGGAGGGATTATAGAAAGGTGTACATCTCCTCCGCTGCTTCAGTGCTTGATCTCACATCATGATGAACTTGTCTCTGTTTCTCATAATGACAGATACTTTAAGAGGCATAGCTTGCCAGGCTCAAGCAAAAATGTTTGCGCATTAGAGCAGATAGACCCAGTAGACTTTTTAGTTTGTTATTACAACTATGAAGGTTAACAGCACCAAGTTGTCACTACGATGCTTCAAGGTTGCTACTTCCAAATATGGTCAAGTTCCCCACTATACTCCTTCTTTCTAccaaattatgagaaaaatatatAAGCATTAGAATCACTAACTGGCTATGGCAACAAAGAAGTGTCTATGGATAGTACTGTACAACTTAGGACCCAGGATTGTAAACGCGAGAAAGCACAAGGATAATGATGATTCCATGGTTACAACAAGCCTAGTACTAAATTTGAATATAGAAACCAGGAATAGAGGATTGAAATTCAGCCAAAGTTAAGCAAACATGTAGCAGGGAAATAAACAGAAAGTGAACAATCATCTTATGATGGATGTATGTTGTTATTACCTTTCCGGTAAGAGTAAGTTTTGCACATGTTGGGTTTTCAGGATCAACCTTCCCACAAGTGCCAAGAGGGAACTCACTAAGGGTAAAGGACGTCCTTTCATCCTCCAACGCATCTCTTGCAGTGGGATCCAGAGTAGTCAGATAAAAGTAGGGAATTCCATGGCTCTCACCTGGTACCCCATCACTATATGAAACTACATTGCTGTGTGCAGAATAAGCATGGAACTGGATCAGCAATCAGTCAAGACTCTAAGACAAAGCATTGGTGATTAGCCAAAGTGCGAGAATTAGGGATTACCCAAAAGGAGCGCCACTTAGATCACTTGATATTGTGCTGCAAAGAAAATGGCAAAGCATTAGTGGGCTCCCCAGTCAAGTAGGCACTAATAATGCGATACTGAAGTATCATGATCATAGCAAGAATCAAACTAACAAGTCTGCTAAATTCCAGTTCTAAGATCTCCTTCCTTCTACAGATACTGGGGATGGCGATGATGTGCCGGTTGCAGCCCCCTAACCACCGAAACTAACCTATGGGCAAGTGGAATCATCTTGCCATGTTCT
This genomic window contains:
- the LOC123162339 gene encoding U-box domain-containing protein 39 — translated: MGTARLRWRPFTASSPASSASSSPSSSFTTTVDPPAEFLCPISGTLMADPVIVPPGQTIERACIQACAALAFYPPAVAGLPSSPLVLIPNVALRSAILNWCERLGLPHPSPLSLDTAGDIVRRLMPPRQGQRSQVNYGPPPQPQPSSVRTRNRYSVDYSAVDDFVPEPRQTGGSLEEEIMAVLGADGASPAEQKATMASLRQATRESKEMRTQLCTPRLLAALRPMLLSADAGIQVNAAAAMVNLSLEAENKVRIVRSGAVSPLVDVLRVGHPEARDHAAGAIYSLAVEDENRAAIGVLGAIPPLLELFSSGGAGHRARREAGMALYHVSLAGMNRSKIARTPGVVRTLLATAEARDRGNDSDADAAALRKLAVMILANLAGCPEGRAALMDGGAVAAIVGLMRSGSAAPGSAEEEYCISALYGMSRGSLRFRGLARAAGVEAALMPVAESDGGVGRDMARRTLRAMRGEDDEVALTASGILGREWDDASVVSEGMVSLRRPQHHRSNYAGPSGSNTTQF